In Anguilla rostrata isolate EN2019 chromosome 1, ASM1855537v3, whole genome shotgun sequence, a genomic segment contains:
- the ston2 gene encoding stonin-2 isoform X3: protein MDSVNWPQNAKHMNGQSETSTGRFSSWVTFDDDEPDVQCLGRASSLKLENLSCGSTQDANSNIISPVQNQKVERHLLDLTPEGVNPAFTLESSLFSGSTPYNKKNPFLDEELVDVQPSPINPFSAYFNEKDIKVSQSNGSCSESPHIFSFSSPFFQSSVTDVKRESLLLFSPVSSSIDENVFCPPSDRLEQLRNLQITDPDQLGSPTLPDDLADSVEPEEPLYEPAYLTPRDGWPMMLRIPEKKNIMSSRHWGPIFVKLTDSGRLQLFYEKGLEKPFKEFQLDGRHELSEHKLQNYDENGRVHTVSIDHVVYKEKRKIQPKVAVVHMPIKEQLVKLATINYQDFLSFSNTLQERLMRLPVTSEPLSSPVCYSEEEVIVDVRDEFHGVVSRGDNRILQQLVVTHVNVLAFVSGSPLCRIGFNDIQVKGNEVVARHDIIPNTTTRWIKLRDCQLHGYANKEEFAESRAIAFSPPSGCRFELLHFRTVFAEKTLPFTLRTVASVRGAEVELQSWLVMSSGFSSNRDPLTLIPCENVMIRYPIPLMWAKNFRRDSVMGEKSLKARFNKGASFGSASTSGSEPAMRVTLGTAKYEHAFKSVVWRINRLPDKNTALGHPHTFFCRLELGSDREVPPKFHRHLEVEFDMPAASASKATVRSLSVGERTDVKKWINYKSHYSYQVEIEQKINSVSDQPGECVQQ from the exons ATGGACTCCGTAAACTGGCCTCAAAACGCTAAACACATGAACGGCCAATCAGAAACTAGTACAGGCCGGTTCTCCAGCTGGGTCACCTTTGATGACGATGAGCCAGATGTCCAATGTCTTGGGAGAGCCTCCTCCCTCAAACTGGAGAACCTCAGCTGCGGTTCCACCCAGGACGCCAACAGCAACATCATTTCTCCGGTTCAAAACCAGAAAGTGGAGCGGCACCTTCTGGACCTGACTCCAGAGGGTGTCAACCCTGCCTTTACCCTGGAGAGCTCACTTTTCAGCGGCAGCACCCCCTACAATAAGAAGAACCCTTTCCTAGATGAGGAACTCGTAGATGTCCAGCCCTCCCCCATCAACCCTTTCAGTGCCTATTTCAATGAAAAGGATATCAAGGTTTCTCAGAGCAACGGGTCATGCTCAGAGAGCCCccacattttctctttcagctCCCCTTTCTTTCAGTCTAGCGTCACTGATGTCAAAAGGGAATCTTTGCTGCTGTTTTCTCCTGTTTCGAGCTCCATAGATGAAAACGTTTTCTGCCCCCCGAGCGACCGGCTGGAGCAGCTTAGGAATCTGCAGATCACCGACCCAGACCAGCTCGGCAGTCCCACGCTACCTGATGATCTCGCGGACTCCGTGGAGCCAGAGGAGCCCCTGTACGAGCCGGCCTACCTGACCCCACGGGATGGCTGGCCCATGATGCTCCGCATACCAGAGAAGAAGAACATCATGTCGTCGCGGCACTGGGGCCCCATCTTCGTGAAGCTGACCGACTCCGGGCGACTGCAGCTCTTCTATGAAAAGGGCCTAGAGAAGCCCTTCAAAGAGTTTCAGCTGGACGGCCGCCACGAGCTGTCGGAGCACAAGCTGCAGAACTACGACGAGAATGGCCGAGTGCACACAGTCAGCATCGACCACGTGGTCTACAAGGAAAAACGCAAGATCCAGCCCAAGGTGGCGGTGGTCCACATGCCCATCAAGGAGCAGCTGGTCAAACTGGCCACCATCAACTACCAGGACTTCCTGAGCTTCTCCAACACGCTGCAGGAAAGGCTGATGCGCCTGCCAGTCACTTCGGAACCCTTGAGCAGCCCCGTATGCTACTCTGAGGAGGAGGTGATCGTGGACGTACGGGACGAGTTCCATGGGGTGGTGTCCAGAGGGGACAACAGGATCCTTCAGCAGCTGGTGGTGACCCATGTCAACGTGCTGGCATTTGTTTCTGGGTCTCCTCTTTGTAGGATAGGATTCAACGACATTCAGGTCAAAGGTAACGAGGTGGTGGCCCGGCACGACATCatccccaacaccaccactcGCTGGATCAAGCTGCGGGACTGCCAGCTGCACGGCTACGCCAACAAGGAAGAGTTCGCCGAGTCGCGGGCGATCGCCTTCAGCCCCCCGAGCGGCTGCCGTTTTGAGCTGCTGCACTTTCGCACTGTCTTCGCAGAGAAGACGCTCCCCTTCACCCTGAGGACTGTGGCCAGCGTCAGGGGGGCCGAGGTGGAGCTCCAGTCCTGGCTGGTGATGTCATCCGGCTTTTCGTCCAATCGAGACCCTCTGACGCTGATCCCGTGTGAAAACGTGATGATCCGGTACCCCATCCCCCTGATGTGGGCCAAGAACTTCCGCCGCGACAGTGTCATGGGGGAGAAGTCGTTGAAGGCGCGGTTCAACAAAGGCGCCAGCTTTGGCTCTGCTAGCACCTCTGGGTCAGAACCAGCCATGAGGGTAACACTAGGAACTGCCAAATATGAGCACGCCTTCAAGTCTGTGGTGTGGAGAATTAACAGACTCCCGGACAAAAACACAG CACTGGGACACCCCCACACCTTCTTCTGTCGCCTGGAGCTGGGTTCGGACCGGGAGGTGCCCCCCAAGTTCCATCGCCACCTGGAGGTGGAGTTTGATATGCCCGCTGCCTCTGCTTCCAAGGCCACTGTGCGCTCGCTGTCTGTGGGCGAGAGGACTGATGTGAAGAAGTGGATCAACTACAAGTCACACTACAGTTATCAG GTGGAAATAGAGCAGAAGATTAACAGTGTTTCGGACCAGCCTGGGGAGTGTGTACAGCAGTGA